A window of the Coregonus clupeaformis isolate EN_2021a unplaced genomic scaffold, ASM2061545v1 scaf0124, whole genome shotgun sequence genome harbors these coding sequences:
- the LOC121555187 gene encoding E3 ubiquitin-protein ligase TRIM39-like — protein sequence MATSSSLLSEEPFLCSICLDVFTEPVSIPCGHNFCKACISGYWDTSDLCQCPMCKKTFDKRPDLFVNTFISEMVAQFRQTVEVKATSSPEQCPAQPLDIPCDFCTGTKLKALKSCLVCQTSYCETHLEPHQRVAALKRHKLINPVENLEDRMCKKHDRPLELFCRSDQTCVCVLCLKADHMTHDTVPLEEEYGENRAKLGKTEAEVQQMIQERLQKVQEIKDSVDLSKKDAEREISDSVQVFTALVRSIERSQVELIEVIEEKQKAAERQAEGLIKELEQEITELKRRSTELEQLSLSEDHLHLLQSFPSLGTPPPTKDWSEISVHSDLCMETVRRAVSQLEETLNKEMEKLPEVKLKRIQQYAVDVTLDPDTAHPYLILSEDGKRVRHGGTRLNLPYNPKRFDRALNVLGNEGFSSGRFYYEVNVQMKTMWTLGVARESINRKRKVSKSPLNGCWAVVLRDGSKYSACTYSRVCLYLREKPQKVGVFVDYEEGQVSFYDVEASSHIYSFTGCTFTEKLYPFFGPGNVKGENSAPLIISPFNHTD from the coding sequence ATGGCTACCTCCAGCAGTCTTCTGTCTGAAGAGCCGTTCCTGTGTTCTATCTGTCTGGATGTGTTCACTGAGCCAGTCTCTATTCCATGTGGACACAACTTCTGCAAGGCCTGTATCAGTGGATACTGGGATACCAGTGACCTGTGCCAGTGTCCAATGTGTAAAAAAACATTTGATAAGAGACCAGATCTGTTTGTCAATACTTTCATTTCTGAGATGGTTGCTCAGTTCAGGCAGACAGTTGAAGTGAAAGCTACCAGCAGCCCAGAACAATGTCCTGCTCAACCCCTAGACATCCCCTGTGACTTCTGCACTGGGACGAAGCTCAAGGCCCTGaagtcctgtctggtgtgtcagacctcttactgtgagactcacctggagCCTCATCAGAGAGTTGCAGCCTTAAAGAGACACAAGCTGATCAACCCTGTGGAGAACCTGGAAGACAGGATGTGTAAGAAGCATGACAGACCTCTAGAGCTGTTCTGTAGGAGtgaccagacttgtgtttgtgtCTTGTGCTTGAAAGCAGACCACATGACTCATGACACTGTCCCTCTAGAGGAAGAGTATGGAGAGAACAGGGCTAAACTGGGGAAGACTGAGGCAGAAGTTCAGCAGATGATCCAGGAGAGACTACAGAAGGTGCAGGAGATCAAAGACTCAGTAGATCTCAGCAAGAAAGATGCAGAAAGAGAGATATCAGACAGTGTGCAGGTCTTCACTGCTCTGGtgcgctccattgagagaagccAGGTTGAGCTCATTGAGGTGATTGAGGAGAAGCAGAAAGCAGCAGAGAGGCAGGCTGAAGGGCTCATTAAAGAGCTGGAGCAGGAAATCACTGAGCTAAAgaggagaagcactgagctggagcagctctcactcAGTGaggaccacctccacctcctacAGAGCTTTCCATCCCTGGGCACCCCTCCACCCACCAAGGACTGGTCTGAGATCAGTGTTCACAGTGATCTGTGTATGGAGACTGTGAGGAGAGCTGTTTCTCAGCTGGAGGAGACACTgaataaagagatggagaagctGCCTGAAGTCAAACTGAAGAGGATTCAGCAGTATGCAGTGGATGTGACTCTGGATCCTGATACAGCACATCCCTACCTAATCCTGTCTGAAGATGGGAAACGGGTGAGACACGGAGGCACACGGCTTAATCTTCCATATAATCCAAAAAGGTTTGATAGAGCTTTAAATGTCCTAGGAAATGAGGGCTTCTCCTCAGGGAGATTTTACTATGAGGTGAATGTTCAGATGAAAACTATGTGGACTTTAGGAGTGGCCAGAGAGTCCATCAACAGGAAGCGGAAGGTCTCAAAGAGCCCATTAAATGGATGCTGGGCTGTGGTCCTGAGGGATGGCAGTAAGTACTCAGCCTGTACCTACTCCCGTGTCTGCTTATACCTCAGAGAGAAGCCCcagaaggtgggggtgtttgtggATTATGAGGAGGGTCAGGTCTCCTTTTATGATGTGGAGGCCAGTTCTCATATCTACTCTTTCACTGGCTGCACCTTCACTGAGAAACTCTATCCATTCTTTGGCCCTGGCAATGTTAAAGGTGAAAACTCTGCCCCTCTGATAATCTCTCCTTTCAATCACACAGACTGA